The Methylocaldum marinum genome includes the window CATCGCCCCGTCACGGCCCGGGAGGCCATGGCCGATATCGTCAGGACCAAACGCCCGTATGCGGTCGCCTATCATCGCCGGGTGATGCTCCGGGACCGAAGCCTCGATCGATGGCTGGAGGAAGCGGAAAACGATCCGGCGCCCTTGCTGGAAGCGCTGAGGACTTCCCCCCACGTAAATCTCGCATGTCCGGCCGCGTCCCGGCTGATCCGCGCCATGGATTTCGGCGGCTCCATGTTCGGCGCTTTCACCGCCGACGAACGACGGCTATGTCTCGAGTGGATAGAAAATCCCGCGGCCGAGGCGGAATCGAAAGACAGCCGCGGGACGGCTCGCCGCCGCGCCGGCGAAACCGGCACAGCACAAGCGCCATCGAATACCGCCGTTCGACCTGGAAAGCGTTCCGAAAACCGTCGCCGCCTCTTCACGGCTCTGCTCCGTGCCGAATCCAGCGGTGATTGTCCGCCGGAAACCGTGATCGCCGTGGAACGGATGCTTCGCCGCAGCCGATGGCTGGATTGGCTGAAGTCCGCCCGGCATTGCCCCCGGCATTACGATCCGGCCGCTTTCAGCTTATGGATAGAGTCGATTTATCGGCGAGAGGTGCTGCGCTATCGGCCGCCGAGAGGCGATCCCGGGATCGATCGGGAGTTTTGCCTCTGGGCAATTCTGCAGCTCGCGCCAGCCATTCTGGTGGACGGCTGCTGGCTGGCGGGCATTTCGACGGCATCCGAAAATCTCGGGGAGGTCGAACGACATTTATTGCATATCCACGCCGATGAAGTGGGCATGGGCAAACCGGAGCAGAATCATGCCAACGTCTACCGCCGGCTACTGGCGAGTCTGGATCTGGCTGTTCCAGACTTCGAAACCGAGGCATTCGCCCGCGACCCGAGATTCGTCGACGCCGCCTTTGAATTGCCGGCTTACATGCTGGCTATCGGTCTGCTCGGGAATCGCTATTTCCCGGAACTGCTGGGTCTCAATCTCGCCATCGAGCTGAGCGGACTCGGAGCAGCTTATATGCAGGTCGCGGATATCCTTCGTCATCACGGCATCGATCCGGCCATCATTCAGCTTCACCAGACGATCGACAATCTCGAATCCGGCCACGCCGCCCGCGCGCGAGACGCCGTTCTGCTCTACCTGGATCGAATCCGGCGGAGCGATTCGGCGGCCGTGCAAGCCGCCTGGTCCCGAGTTCGGCTGGGTTATCTCTCGCTCGAATCCGCCGTTCTGCCGCTGGCAGGCCGCTTCATACAGCGCTATTGTGCGGATCATCTGAAACCGACCCGCCTGTTCATTCGAAGGAGCGCTGAACGCGACGATCGCAAGCCTGCGGGTTTCGCTCCCGAAGACGAAGCTTAACAATACAATTTTCGCCAAATGCGATACGAAAAAAATAGGTAAACACACGAATGGGCGAGTCGGACCGTTAGAAGGTTATATGCAACTATCGATCGGGCGATCACATGAAAATTCTCAGCTCGTCTTGTCAGGCATAACCCAGACCCTGTAGCCCGGATCGAGATCCGACTGCCCGGCTGATAAGGACAATGGCCGGTCTGCGCATACCAGGCAGAATTCAACAAACCAATTGGAATGACATGTCCAAGGAAGGCATTATGTCGCAGCTTCAGCCTAACAGTGCATCTGCCGATTTCTCCCGGGAAAGCCGCATCGGCCTGGACGAGATCGACATTTTCTCGACCTGCCCGCAATCCACCGGCGGCGATCCCAAGACCTACCGGCAGCGCGTCGTGGAAACGGCCCGCTGGAGCGAGCGGATCGGATGCCGCGGCATCCTGGTGTACACCGACAACTCCCTGGCGGACCCATGGCTGGTCAGCCAGACCATCCTGGAACACACCGGCACGATATCACCGCTGGTGGCGGTCCAGCCGCTCTACATGCACCCTTACACGGCCGCAAAAAAGATCGCGACGCTCGGGTTTCTGCACGGGCGGCGAGTCTACTTGAACATGCTGGCCGGCGGGTTCCGCAACGATCTCTCGGCCCTCGGCGACGACACCCCCCACGACGAACGCTATGCGCGTACGGTCGAGTACACCACGATCATCCGCCAGCTCCTCGAAAACCCGGCGGGCGTAAGCTTCGAAGGAAAGTATTACCGCCTCCGCAATCTGAAGATGTCGCCGCCGCTGCCGCGTTCGTTGCAGCCGGGCATCCTGATATCGGGCTCCTCGGATGCCGGCATGGCCGCAGCTCGAGCGATAGGCGCCACCGCGATCAAATACCCCTTGCCCCCCGCCGAAGAGCGGGGCCCGGCAAAGGATGCCGAGGTCGCCTGCGGCGTTCGCGTGGGCATCGTGGCACGGTCGTCGGTCGAACAAGCATGGCAGGTCGCCTGGGAGCGCTTTCCGGAAACCCGCGAAGGTCAGCTGACCCATAATCTGGCCATGAAAGTGTCCGATTCCGACTGGCACAAGCAACTCTCGACGCATTCGGACACCGCCACCGGCGGCGACAATCCATACTGGCTCGGTCCCTTTCACAATTACCAAACGTTTTGCCCTTATCTGGTGGGCACTTACCAACGAGTGGCCCGGGAGATCGCCGGCTATATCGGGCTCGGCTACCGCACCTTCATCCTCGACATCCCGCCCAGCGAAGAGGAACTCGAGCATACGGCGATCGTTTTCCGCGAAGCTCTGGCGGGGTAAGCACCGTGCCCGAACTACTGCAGGATTACGTATCGCGGCAAGCCGAGCTGCGCCCGAACGCCATTGCCGTCACCCTGGAACGCTCGTCCTTGACCTACGGCGAACTGGATCAGGCGAGTTCGCGGCTCGCCTGGCGGCTGCGCGAAGCCGGCTGCCGCCGGGGCGACCGTGTTTGCCTGCTATTGCCCAAATCCCCGGTCGCGGTGGTCGCCATGTTGGGCGTGCTCAAGGCGGATGCGATTTATGTTCCCATCGATCTGAGCAGCCCGGCGGCGCGACTGGCGCCGATGATCAAGATCTCCGAACCCTGGGGTGCCTTGATCCCGGCCGAAGCGGTCACGCTTCTGGACGAAATCCTCGAAGCCATCGGCAACCCTCCCTTGGTCATCGGGTCGGTCGAGCGCGACCGCTTGCAGGGGCGGCAATTCGAAAGCCGCTTCGATATGAGCGAGGTGGACGCTTATCCCGGCAGGGCGCCCGAGTACCGGAACACCGGGCGCGATATCGCCCACATTCTGTTCACTTCCGGTTCGACCGGCGTTCCCAAGGGCGTAGTCATCACCCACCGCAACGTGATCACTTTCGTGGAGTGGGGGCGGAGCTACTTCGGGATCGAACCCGGCGACCGGCTTTCGGGCCATACGCCTCTGCATTTCGATCTGTCGATGTTCGATATCTACGGCACCCATGCGGCGGGAGCGGAGCTGCACATGGTCCCGCCCGCCCTCAATCTATTGCCTCACAAGCTCGCCGAATTCATCCGTTCGGCCGAATTGACTCAGTGGTTTTCCGTCCCCTCGGTGCTGAATTTCATGGCCAAGCATGGCGTCGTCGCCCGCGACGACTTTCCCGGACTCAAGCGAATACTCTGGTGTGGAGAGGTCTTGCCCACCCCCACCCTCGTCCATTTCATGCAGCGGCTGCCGCACGTCCGTTTCACCAATCTGTACGGCCCGACCGAGGCGACCATCGCAAGTAGTTATTACGCCGTACCGGAATGTCCACGGGACGAGCTGGCCACTATTCCGATCGGCACCGCCTGCGGCGGCGAAGAGCTGCTGGTGCTGGACGCGAACCTGAACGAGCTTCCACCCGGCGAAATCGGCGATCTGTATATCGGCGGAGCGGGCCTGAGCCCCGGATACTGGCGCGCTCCGGACAAGACCGCCATGGCCTTTTTGCCTCACCCGCGCGCCACGAAACCCGACGACCGCATCTACAAGACCGGCGATCTGGCGAGACGCGGCGAAGACGGCCTGCTCTATTTCGTCGGACGCGCCGACACCCAGATCAAGAGCCGCGGCTACCGCATCGAGCTGGGAGAAGTCGAAGCGGCGTTTCATTCTATGGAATGCCTCGAAGACTGCGCGATCGTGGCCGTGCCGACCGACGGGTTCGAAGGCAACGCCATCTGCTGCGCCTACGTGCTGCGGCCGGGTTCGGCGGTATCGGCCGCAAACTTGCGCCAGCAGGCCTCTCGACTGCTGCCGGGCTATGCCTTGCCCATGCATTGGCTGGCATTCGATCGACTTCCGAAAAACGCTAACGGCAAAATCGACCGACCTCGTTTGCGGAGTCTGTTTCAACATGACACAGCTATGGAAACTTGACGGCAAATGGCTGGAAACCGCCGCGGACTGGCTTGCTGCCGAAGAAAACTATCGGTGGCTGGACTTCGGCAGCGATGTGCGCGTCCTCACG containing:
- a CDS encoding amino acid adenylation domain-containing protein, which produces MPELLQDYVSRQAELRPNAIAVTLERSSLTYGELDQASSRLAWRLREAGCRRGDRVCLLLPKSPVAVVAMLGVLKADAIYVPIDLSSPAARLAPMIKISEPWGALIPAEAVTLLDEILEAIGNPPLVIGSVERDRLQGRQFESRFDMSEVDAYPGRAPEYRNTGRDIAHILFTSGSTGVPKGVVITHRNVITFVEWGRSYFGIEPGDRLSGHTPLHFDLSMFDIYGTHAAGAELHMVPPALNLLPHKLAEFIRSAELTQWFSVPSVLNFMAKHGVVARDDFPGLKRILWCGEVLPTPTLVHFMQRLPHVRFTNLYGPTEATIASSYYAVPECPRDELATIPIGTACGGEELLVLDANLNELPPGEIGDLYIGGAGLSPGYWRAPDKTAMAFLPHPRATKPDDRIYKTGDLARRGEDGLLYFVGRADTQIKSRGYRIELGEVEAAFHSMECLEDCAIVAVPTDGFEGNAICCAYVLRPGSAVSAANLRQQASRLLPGYALPMHWLAFDRLPKNANGKIDRPRLRSLFQHDTAMET
- a CDS encoding LLM class flavin-dependent oxidoreductase translates to MSQLQPNSASADFSRESRIGLDEIDIFSTCPQSTGGDPKTYRQRVVETARWSERIGCRGILVYTDNSLADPWLVSQTILEHTGTISPLVAVQPLYMHPYTAAKKIATLGFLHGRRVYLNMLAGGFRNDLSALGDDTPHDERYARTVEYTTIIRQLLENPAGVSFEGKYYRLRNLKMSPPLPRSLQPGILISGSSDAGMAAARAIGATAIKYPLPPAEERGPAKDAEVACGVRVGIVARSSVEQAWQVAWERFPETREGQLTHNLAMKVSDSDWHKQLSTHSDTATGGDNPYWLGPFHNYQTFCPYLVGTYQRVAREIAGYIGLGYRTFILDIPPSEEELEHTAIVFREALAG
- a CDS encoding iron-containing redox enzyme family protein, producing the protein MNAPPDLHSLCQVLLNACPDRGTLQTAEALVRAALLTAQGPPDFQTETWSPVSPSSVPDEAERRSLVLALGPAMLLEGAWLARVAQPATAHLPVPGALFAIYCRMVGPTSDSIPLPLRFRNLLTALNLDLPPLYSPTFFSDPRCPDFALHLPCLHLSLLHRPRTFFPELLGYTLAHCFLDPAWWARLAGDRDSVWVSTRERFFNDVRPLASAARESYLRAHGDSERIRAGWHLYRRNFEALLLAGSGDRHRPVTAREAMADIVRTKRPYAVAYHRRVMLRDRSLDRWLEEAENDPAPLLEALRTSPHVNLACPAASRLIRAMDFGGSMFGAFTADERRLCLEWIENPAAEAESKDSRGTARRRAGETGTAQAPSNTAVRPGKRSENRRRLFTALLRAESSGDCPPETVIAVERMLRRSRWLDWLKSARHCPRHYDPAAFSLWIESIYRREVLRYRPPRGDPGIDREFCLWAILQLAPAILVDGCWLAGISTASENLGEVERHLLHIHADEVGMGKPEQNHANVYRRLLASLDLAVPDFETEAFARDPRFVDAAFELPAYMLAIGLLGNRYFPELLGLNLAIELSGLGAAYMQVADILRHHGIDPAIIQLHQTIDNLESGHAARARDAVLLYLDRIRRSDSAAVQAAWSRVRLGYLSLESAVLPLAGRFIQRYCADHLKPTRLFIRRSAERDDRKPAGFAPEDEA